The Deinococcus sp. Leaf326 genomic sequence ATGGGCCGGGACTACGACTACAGCGTGTCCGACGAAGCCTACGACCGCATGGACCAGGCCAACACCTCGGGCGGCCGCTCCATCGCCGTCGACGACAATGTGGATCAGGCTGTTCTGGACGCAGCGGTCCAGCGTCACGGTGGCCAATACGTCTGAGCTGACGGGCTAAAATCCAGAAGAAGGGCGGCGGAGATGCACTCTCCGCCGCCCTTTTCTGTGGCCTCTGCTCAGGCTTCGGTTCCCAGGTTCTCACGTGCCCAGCTGTAGAACTCGGGTTTGTAGAACTCCAGACGAATCTTCTTGTACTCCTTGGTCGAGTACAGGATGTCGTAGTCCACGCCGCTGGCTACTTCCTGCTCGATGGCCTCAATCTTGCCGAAGGCTTCTTCCTTACTGCGGCCGTGAACCATCGTGAAGATGGTGTAGGGCCACTCGGGATAGGTGGGGCGCAGGTAGCAGTGCGATACGGCCTTGAACTCGGCCATGCGCCGGCCCGTCTCAGCGACCTCCTCCTGCGGCACGGCCCATACGCCCATGGCGTTGAAGGTGAAGCCTGCCTTCTGGTGGCGGAACACGGCCGACACACGGCGCAGCGCTCCCGCCTCCTTCATCTTCTGGGCGTGGGCCGATACTTCCTCAATGCTCAGGCCCAGCGCGGCGCAGGCGTCCGCGTAGGGTTCCTCGGTCACGGGCAGGTCCTTCTGGAACTCGGTCACGAAGGCGCGGTCGAGATCGGTCACGGCGTACCCAATATTGCGCTGCTCGCTCGTGTACTGCGGCTTGGCCTTGGCGTTCCAGTCCTCCTGGCCGCTCATGTCGAACTCCACCCCGATCTTGAACAGGTGCAGCGTCGGCATCAGGCGCGTGAGCTGGGCGCCGCTCGTCTCATGCAGTTTCTGGACGTGCGCTTCGAGGTTGCTCTCGGGCGGCACGGCGATCGTGTACCACAGGTTGAAGTTGTGGTTGCGCCGGTAGTTGTGGCTCACGCCGGGGTGCCCGTTGACCACTTCGGCCCCCGCGTCGAGCTGGTCCTCGGCGTAGACGGCCGCAACCAGGCTGGACTGGTAGCCCAGGGTGCGCGTGTCGAAAATGGCGCTTACCTGCCGCAGCACGCCCTCCGCCTTGACCTCCCGCAGGATCTCGAGCGCCTCGGCCTCGCTGAGCCCCACTTCCTCGGCGATCACGCGGTAGGGCCGCCCCACGATAGGAATGTCCTTCTGGATGCGGTTGAGCAATTTTTCGCGCGGCGTGAGGCGCGGCTTGGGGGTGGCCCCAGCAGGCGGCGAGGTGACGGTCATGTCCGTACCATACGCCTGGGCCCGGCGGTAGAACGTCCCCGAACGAACGGTCAGGGGGCCGCCCGCCGGGGGAGGGGGACGGGGCGCGTACCATACGGGCATGGTCACCGCAATCGTGATGCTTCAGGCCGAGCGCCAGCGTATTCAGGAAACTGCCGAGGCCCTGGCCGGGGTGCCGGGCGTCCGGGAGGTCTACAGCGTGACCGGCGACTGGGACATCGTCGCCATTCTCAAACTCGCCCAGTACGAAGACCTTGACGACGTGGTGACGGGACACCTGCGCAAGGTCGAAGGCATCGTCAAGACCCAGACCATGCTCGCCTTCCGCACCTACAGCGAGGACCTGCTCGACCAGGGGTTCGGCGTCGGTCTCGACGAGGGCCGTGAGGGAAACGGAAGATAGTCCATTCGCCGTAACCCTCGAGGATGTCTGCCGGAAGCCTTCCCAGACATCCTTTGTGTTTTATTGCAGGCCAAACTTTCGCAGCCGTGATGATGACCTTTGGAAGGTCTTTGGACTTGACGCCAACACAATGAACCGAAGTTTAGGTGGACGCGCAGTTGAGCCCTTGGGGCATAAAGAAGGCCCAGGACAGGACAAGAGCCGGCAGAATCCATATCAACAGGGGGGGACTGCCTTTACAGAGCTGGGGGGCCAGTTGATAATCGAATTGGAGGAACGTCCCATGCCCTACAAAAAACTGAGTGAGCAGGTCCATGAATTGAGCAACATCCAGCGCAGCGACGCCTTTGTCAAACGCTTCCGCGACGCCGTGCGCGAGGGCGAGATCGACGCTATGAACCTCCCCGAACGCTTTACCCTGCCCAAGCAGTACAGCCGCCGGGGTGCCGAAGGTACGTACCAGCGGGAAACCAAGGACATGCTGTTCGACGATACGGCGGCGTTCAGGAAATGGTTTGCCGGCGTCAATGAAGAACTCGTGGCGACCCGCCGCGCCGCCGCGCCCAAGGTGAGCCTCGAAGCGGTCGAGTCGGGCGACGTGGATTTCAAGGCGTTGGTCGAAGAAACCCGCCGCAAGATGGAAGCGAGCTACAAGAAGGGACAGGACCTAGGCAAATCGCGCGCCAAGGGCCGTAAACCCACCAAGAGCAAGTAAGGAAACCAGACTCCGTTAATAAGACCCCGGCGTGTTCCGACGAGCGCGCCGGGGTTTGCCTGTGTGGCCCCTGCCCAGGGATGCGTGCCCCGGCGCCGGACAGGTATGCTGCACGGCAATGACGGGTTCGGAGATGGACAGGGCACAGCAGGGAGCCGGCGCAGCCGGTACGGAGGGGCGCCGGCCGGCCGGCCGCGGCCTGCTCATCGTGATGACGGGCGCCTCGGGCGTGGGTAAGGGCACGCTGCGCGAGCAGTGGCTCGCGGGGCAGGACGTGTTCTACTCGACCTCCTGGACCACCCGGGAGGCGCGTCCCGGCGAGGTGCAGGGCCGCGACTACGTGTTCGTGACCCCGGCGGAGTTTCTGGACAAGGCCCGCCAGAACGGCTTTCTGGAGCACGCTCAATTCGTCGGCAACCACTACGGCACACCGGTTGAACCCATCGAGGCGGCGCTCGCACGCGGGCAGGACGTGGTCCTGGAAATCGAGGTCGAGGGAGCCATGCAGGTCAAGGACCGCGTGGGGGACGGGGCCATCTTGGTGTTCATCATGCCGCCCAGCCTTACCGAACTGCGCCGCCGCCTGACCGGCCGCGCCACCGAGACGCCCGAGCGTATCGAGAAACGGCTGTTGCGCGCCCGTGACGAGATCATGCAGGCGCACGCCTTCCGCTACGTGATCGTTAACGACGACCTGGACCGTGCCGTGCACGAACTTCTGGCTGTGCAGCAGGCTGAGCGCGCCGCGCAGCGCCCCGAGGCCGACTGGACAGAGGGCGAACGCGAGGCGCACGCCCTGGCGGCGACTGTCCGCAGCGGCGCCCTGAGTACCGAAGCCCTGCGTCAGGTGGCCGATTCCTGAAGGTGGAGGGAGAGCGCCCGGCCTATGCTGGGGTATGACCCCTAGGCTGGAACTCGTGCAGGGCGACATCGCCGCGCAGCACACGGACGCGGTCGTGACGGCTGCCAACAAACAGCTCATGGGGGGCGGCGGCGTGGACGGTGTGATCCACCGCGCCGCCGGCCCCGAGCTCCTGAGCGCCATCCGGGCCATCGGGGGCACGCCGACGGGGACGGCCGTCATCACGCCCGCCTTCGGCCTGGAGCGCCGGGGCGTGCGGTTCGTCATTCACGCTGTAGGGCCCGTGTGGCGCGGTGGGGACCAGGGTGAGGCCGAGAAGCTCGCGGGCGCGTACTGCGAAAGTCTGCGCCTCGCCGCCGAGCACGGCTGCCGCACGGTGGCCTTTCCGGCGATCAGTACCGGGGTCTACGGCTACCCCGTCCAGAAAGCTGCGGAGGTTGCCCTGCGTGGCCTGCAAGAAGGCTTACGCCAGTGGCTGGACCTCACGGCGCGGGTAGTGCTCTACGACACACGGACCCTGCACGTCTTCGAGCGGGCATTAAAGACCCTGACCCCTGAATAGACCCACCCGAACGGCCGAAGAGGGAACGTGCTGGACGGGCTCCCCGAAGCAGGACGCATAAAGTTGACGGGCCCTGCATCCCGCGCTATGGTCTTCCTATCACCGTCCGAGAAGGGCGGATTTTTCGTTTTGGTTCTGTCGGGAAGGAGGATCGGGATAGGTCTGTACGGGCTGCTTGGTCCGGAGCATAGACTGGACATTCCCTGCATACCGGGCTATAGTTATTGACATCACCGCCCGAGAGGCGGATTTTTCGTTTTATCTTTTCCGCTTCGGCTTCCTAAGCTTCTGGGCGCTAGCCTTCAGGCATGACGGCTCCTGCCCCTCTCCCCCCCGACGCCGAGAAGGCCGAAACTCCGGCGGCGTCCCCCCGGCCCAGGCCGCAGCAGGAACGCTCGGTGCTGCCGGATGTGCTGCGCGGTGTGGCGCTGCTGGGCATCCTGGTCGTGAACATGCAGGACTTCGCGGGCTTCCGCGAGTGGCAGCAGACCGGGGGCGACCGAGCGGCGCAGGTGCTGACCGACGTGCTGTTCAACGGGCGTTTCATCTCCATCTTCGCCATGCTGTTCGGCTGGGGGGCGGCGGGGTTGCTGGCGCGGCAGGGCGCGGGCCTGTTCGTGCGCCGGCACCTCACGCTGCTGGCGGTCGGGTCGCTGCATTTTCTGCTCGTGTGGCACGGCGACATCATCTCCACCTACGCGGTGGTGGGACTGGTGCTGCTGGCCGCCCTGCGCCTTCGGACGCGCGCCCTGCTGGTTCTGAGTGGCGTGCTGGGGGCGTGGTGGCTTCTGGACGGCGTACTGACGGCGCTGGCGTTCGCCGCCCGGCCACAGGCTTATCCCCGCTTTTCGGGCCTGCCCTCGTTCGCGGAGGGCGGCGCCTATGCGGTGGTCGTTGCCGGGCGCGCGGCCGAATACTTGGGCGACCTGCTGGGGGGCGCGCTGTACAACGGCCCCTGGCTGGTCGCGTTGTTCTGTCTGGGCGCGGCGGCGGGGCGGTCGGGCCTGCTGCTGCGCCCCCAGGAGCATCTGCCGCTGCTGCGGCGCTTCGCGGCGGTCGGGGTCCCCCTGGGCCTCGTGCTGGGGGGTGTCCTGGCCTGGCTGAACACGCGCGGCGACTATGTCTCGGGATTGATCGCCATTCCGGTTCGCATGAGCGGCGGACTGGTCGGCGCCCTGGGCTATGTGGGCCTGATCGGGCTGCTTGCCGCGCGGGGGCGCCTGGGGCCACTGCGCCATTTCGCGGCCAGTGGCCGCACGGCCATGAGCAACTACCTGGCCCAGAGCCTCGTGATGACGACCGTGTTCTATCCCTATGCGGGGGCACAGTTCGGGCAGTGGGGCGCGGCGGCGGCGCTGGCCCTGGCACTCGGGTTCGGGCTGCTCCAGCTGCCGCTCAGTGCCCTGATGCTGCGCCGCTTCGGTACGGGCCCGGCCGAGTGGCTCGTGCGGCGCGTGGTGTACGGCGGCAGATAGCAGAAAAAGCCGGGCCACACAGGCTCCGGCTTCTTCTCTCAGAACTCAGCGGTTTTCTTCGTCGTCGAAATACTCGAAACGGAAGGTGCCGATCTCGACCGTGTCGCCCTCGCGTGCTCCGGCCCGTTTCAGGGCGTTGTAGAGGCCCTGGCGCTTGAAGACCACGCCCAGGTACTCGGAAGCGTCCTCCAGGTAACGCGAGAAGCGCACGATGCGCTCGGAAAAGCCGCCACCGTGGATCTCCCACACGCGCTCGGGCGCGCCTTCACCCTTGGGCTGGGCATCCTCGCGGAAGACGACCCGCAGGGCAGCGTCCACGACCTCGTCGGGTTCGATCTCCAGGGCGCTCTGCTGCGCCCACAGCTCGCGGTCAGGCAGCAGCTGAAAGACGGTCTCGCGCAGTTCGGGCAATCCCGTGCCCTCGCGCGCACTGACGCGCAGCACCGGCAGACCGTACTCGGCCAGCTCGTCCTCGACCATGGCGCTCAGGTCGCCGTCGACGAGCTCGACCTTGTTCAGGGCCACGAGGGCGACGTTGCCCAGCAGGCTGGGATCGTAGGCCTGCAACTCGGCCTGAAGCTGGCGCAGCTCCTCGACCGGGTCACGGGTCACGTCCAGCACGTACACCAGCAGGCGGGTCCGGCTGATGTGACGTAGGAATTCCAGGCCCAGGCCCTTGCCCTCGCTGGCCCCCTCGATGATGCCGGGGATGTCGGCCAGCGTGAAGCGCTCATTACGCGACACACCGTCCGCGTCGTGCCGCTCGACCACGCCCAGGATGGGCGAGAGGGTGGTGAAGGGGTAGTCGGCGATGGCGGGGTTGGCCCGCGAAAGTGCGGCGAGCAGGCTGCTCTTGCCCGCGTTGGGGTAGCCGACCAGGCCCACGTCGGCAATCAGGCGCAGTTCCAGGCGCACGCGGCGCTTCTGGCCGGGCACTCCGAGTTCCGCGAAGCGTGGGGCCTGGCGCGTGCTGCTGGCGAAAGTCGAGTTGCCGCGTCCGCCGGGGCCGCCGCGCGCGATGACCTTCTCCTGCCCGACCCGTACGAGGTCGGCGATGACCTTGCCGCTGTCCTCGTCGAAGGCGGTCGTGCCCACGGGCACCTCGATGACCACGTCCTCGCCGTCGCCGCCCTGGCGCAGCCGGCCCTCGCCGTAGTTGCCGTTGGGGGCCTTGAACTTGCGCCGGCCGACCAGACGCTCCAGCGACTCCACGCCCTCAATGGCGCGCAGCACGATGTCGCCGCCCTTGCCGCCGTGGCCGCCGTCGGGGCCGCCCTTTTCCATGTATTTGGCGCGGTGGAAGCTCATGGAGCCGTCGCCGCCGTTGCCGGCCGCCACCTCGATATTCAGTACGTCACGAAAAGCCATTGCCTTTCTCCTTTAGCTGCGCCTGCACGAAAAAGGCCGGGTGCCCGCAGGCCCCGGCCTCTTCCCGAACCCCCGCTGGGGGGTTCAGTCTGCAGCGATGTCGGTCTGGGGCGCTTCGATGCTGATGAAGCGGCCAGTGCGGCCACGGTTGGTGAACACGACCTTGCCCGCTTCCAGCGCGAA encodes the following:
- a CDS encoding Lrp/AsnC family transcriptional regulator; this encodes MTVTSPPAGATPKPRLTPREKLLNRIQKDIPIVGRPYRVIAEEVGLSEAEALEILREVKAEGVLRQVSAIFDTRTLGYQSSLVAAVYAEDQLDAGAEVVNGHPGVSHNYRRNHNFNLWYTIAVPPESNLEAHVQKLHETSGAQLTRLMPTLHLFKIGVEFDMSGQEDWNAKAKPQYTSEQRNIGYAVTDLDRAFVTEFQKDLPVTEEPYADACAALGLSIEEVSAHAQKMKEAGALRRVSAVFRHQKAGFTFNAMGVWAVPQEEVAETGRRMAEFKAVSHCYLRPTYPEWPYTIFTMVHGRSKEEAFGKIEAIEQEVASGVDYDILYSTKEYKKIRLEFYKPEFYSWARENLGTEA
- a CDS encoding Lrp/AsnC family transcriptional regulator, with the protein product MVTAIVMLQAERQRIQETAEALAGVPGVREVYSVTGDWDIVAILKLAQYEDLDDVVTGHLRKVEGIVKTQTMLAFRTYSEDLLDQGFGVGLDEGREGNGR
- the gmk gene encoding guanylate kinase, yielding MDRAQQGAGAAGTEGRRPAGRGLLIVMTGASGVGKGTLREQWLAGQDVFYSTSWTTREARPGEVQGRDYVFVTPAEFLDKARQNGFLEHAQFVGNHYGTPVEPIEAALARGQDVVLEIEVEGAMQVKDRVGDGAILVFIMPPSLTELRRRLTGRATETPERIEKRLLRARDEIMQAHAFRYVIVNDDLDRAVHELLAVQQAERAAQRPEADWTEGEREAHALAATVRSGALSTEALRQVADS
- a CDS encoding macro domain-containing protein; its protein translation is MTPRLELVQGDIAAQHTDAVVTAANKQLMGGGGVDGVIHRAAGPELLSAIRAIGGTPTGTAVITPAFGLERRGVRFVIHAVGPVWRGGDQGEAEKLAGAYCESLRLAAEHGCRTVAFPAISTGVYGYPVQKAAEVALRGLQEGLRQWLDLTARVVLYDTRTLHVFERALKTLTPE
- a CDS encoding DUF418 domain-containing protein, with translation MTAPAPLPPDAEKAETPAASPRPRPQQERSVLPDVLRGVALLGILVVNMQDFAGFREWQQTGGDRAAQVLTDVLFNGRFISIFAMLFGWGAAGLLARQGAGLFVRRHLTLLAVGSLHFLLVWHGDIISTYAVVGLVLLAALRLRTRALLVLSGVLGAWWLLDGVLTALAFAARPQAYPRFSGLPSFAEGGAYAVVVAGRAAEYLGDLLGGALYNGPWLVALFCLGAAAGRSGLLLRPQEHLPLLRRFAAVGVPLGLVLGGVLAWLNTRGDYVSGLIAIPVRMSGGLVGALGYVGLIGLLAARGRLGPLRHFAASGRTAMSNYLAQSLVMTTVFYPYAGAQFGQWGAAAALALALGFGLLQLPLSALMLRRFGTGPAEWLVRRVVYGGR
- the obgE gene encoding GTPase ObgE; translation: MAFRDVLNIEVAAGNGGDGSMSFHRAKYMEKGGPDGGHGGKGGDIVLRAIEGVESLERLVGRRKFKAPNGNYGEGRLRQGGDGEDVVIEVPVGTTAFDEDSGKVIADLVRVGQEKVIARGGPGGRGNSTFASSTRQAPRFAELGVPGQKRRVRLELRLIADVGLVGYPNAGKSSLLAALSRANPAIADYPFTTLSPILGVVERHDADGVSRNERFTLADIPGIIEGASEGKGLGLEFLRHISRTRLLVYVLDVTRDPVEELRQLQAELQAYDPSLLGNVALVALNKVELVDGDLSAMVEDELAEYGLPVLRVSAREGTGLPELRETVFQLLPDRELWAQQSALEIEPDEVVDAALRVVFREDAQPKGEGAPERVWEIHGGGFSERIVRFSRYLEDASEYLGVVFKRQGLYNALKRAGAREGDTVEIGTFRFEYFDDEENR